A single region of the Mycobacterium lentiflavum genome encodes:
- the coaD gene encoding pantetheine-phosphate adenylyltransferase yields the protein MSGAVCPGSFDPVTLGHIDVFERAAGQFDEVVVAILTNPAKKGMFEIDERVAMIEEATAHLPNLRVEVGQGLVVDFVTSRGMTAIVKGLRTDTDFEYELQMAQMNKHIANVDTFFVATAPQYSFVSSSLAKEVAMMGGDVSKLLPESVNRRLRERLS from the coding sequence ATGAGCGGCGCCGTATGCCCGGGCTCATTCGACCCGGTGACATTGGGCCACATCGACGTCTTCGAACGCGCCGCGGGTCAGTTCGACGAGGTCGTCGTGGCGATCCTGACCAACCCCGCCAAGAAGGGCATGTTCGAGATCGACGAGCGCGTCGCGATGATCGAGGAAGCGACGGCTCATCTGCCGAATCTGCGCGTCGAGGTCGGGCAGGGCCTGGTGGTGGACTTCGTCACCTCCCGCGGGATGACCGCGATCGTCAAGGGCCTGCGCACCGACACCGATTTCGAGTACGAGTTGCAGATGGCACAGATGAACAAGCACATCGCCAATGTGGACACCTTCTTCGTGGCGACCGCGCCGCAGTATTCGTTCGTGTCGTCGTCGTTGGCCAAAGAGGTCGCGATGATGGGCGGCGACGTCTCGAAGCTGCTGCCGGAGTCGGTGAATCGCCGCCTGCGCGAGAGGCTGTCGTAA
- a CDS encoding HNH endonuclease signature motif containing protein, which yields MFESTDPCDLVTEIESTQRQESMLVARRMAAVGALLRHRVAATKQAEDRRGYAVLDGFERTAAEVAAAMNLSPMAASYLVSYAESLDTRLPKLAALLSEGRTDWRTVRLIISRTDLITDDGLIAEVDRSLATRIGKWHGWSRQRIVNAVDATVRAVDPDAARERRETAANDRYIAISTLDNGMADVYGTVEATAATAFDRRLSQLAGQVCAGDPRTMEQRRADALAALTQGRGLVCRCEQSDCPAAAGAGDGEPESGGVRVVINVVASEQTVNANSDEPGYLEGYGIIDAEQVRELASAAAQLVADPFTTPVEALRYQPSAALERFVRCRDLTCRFPGCSRPAVVCDIDHTIPFNHQDPTAGGLTVAQNLKCLCRQHHRLKTFHVGWRDTQLGDGTVVWTSPSGRVYRTYPAGADLFPQPRGPACATPIPVRRDRSKQRRARISQARMHNRRQKARKEEVAARKFRNHMRNSLFAFKGAASTSPFCTWINEPREPEELPADWVPDAMTPLPDDPPY from the coding sequence ATGTTCGAATCAACCGATCCCTGTGATCTGGTAACGGAGATCGAGTCCACCCAGCGGCAGGAGTCGATGTTGGTGGCGCGGCGGATGGCGGCGGTGGGAGCTTTACTTCGACACCGAGTGGCCGCTACCAAGCAGGCCGAGGACCGCCGGGGCTATGCCGTGCTCGACGGGTTCGAGCGGACTGCGGCCGAGGTGGCCGCCGCGATGAACCTGTCCCCGATGGCGGCAAGCTATCTGGTGTCATATGCCGAGTCGCTCGACACCAGGCTGCCCAAACTCGCGGCTCTGCTGTCGGAGGGGCGCACCGATTGGCGCACCGTCCGGTTGATCATCAGCCGTACCGACCTGATCACCGATGACGGGTTGATCGCCGAGGTCGACCGGTCACTGGCCACCCGGATCGGGAAATGGCACGGCTGGTCACGACAACGCATCGTCAATGCCGTCGACGCCACGGTGCGGGCCGTTGATCCCGATGCCGCCCGTGAACGGCGCGAGACGGCCGCGAATGACCGGTATATCGCCATCAGCACGCTGGACAACGGGATGGCGGACGTCTACGGCACCGTCGAGGCTACTGCCGCGACCGCCTTCGATCGTCGGCTCTCGCAACTTGCGGGCCAAGTGTGCGCCGGCGATCCGCGGACGATGGAGCAGCGCCGCGCCGATGCCTTGGCCGCGCTGACGCAGGGGCGCGGCTTGGTGTGCCGCTGCGAACAGTCGGACTGTCCTGCCGCGGCCGGCGCCGGGGACGGCGAACCGGAGTCAGGCGGTGTGCGGGTGGTCATCAACGTGGTCGCCAGTGAACAAACGGTCAATGCCAACAGCGATGAGCCGGGCTACCTAGAGGGGTACGGGATCATCGACGCCGAGCAGGTTCGTGAATTGGCTTCCGCCGCAGCACAACTCGTTGCCGACCCTTTCACCACCCCGGTGGAGGCGCTGCGCTACCAGCCATCCGCGGCGCTCGAACGCTTCGTTCGCTGCCGGGATCTGACCTGTCGCTTCCCGGGATGTAGTCGTCCCGCAGTGGTATGCGATATCGACCACACCATCCCGTTCAACCACCAGGATCCAACGGCCGGCGGCCTCACGGTGGCGCAGAATCTCAAATGCCTTTGCCGCCAACACCATCGACTCAAGACCTTCCACGTCGGATGGCGTGACACACAACTTGGCGACGGCACCGTCGTCTGGACCTCTCCCAGCGGGCGCGTGTACCGGACGTATCCGGCAGGGGCGGATCTTTTCCCTCAGCCGCGTGGACCGGCGTGTGCCACGCCGATCCCGGTGAGACGCGATAGGTCCAAGCAGCGACGTGCTCGGATCAGTCAAGCGCGCATGCACAACCGGCGGCAAAAGGCCCGCAAAGAGGAAGTCGCCGCGCGCAAGTTCCGAAACCATATGCGCAACAGTCTGTTCGCATTCAAGGGCGCAGCAAGCACCAGCCCGTTCTGCACCTGGATCAACGAACCCCGCGAGCCCGAGGAACTACCCGCGGATTGGGTACCCGACGCCATGACGCCGTTGCCGGACGACCCGCCCTACTGA
- a CDS encoding PfaD family polyunsaturated fatty acid/polyketide biosynthesis protein: MEERPTAVLSDRTEAAASPSLGGWRATTAPAAFAPQDIAHVLQYVRHPVHVVREDATGQLGLAMGGELVGAGASDISLMGTLPPIYPEWLGDREFCESHGIRFPYVTGAMANGIATPALVVAMAEAGMLGFFGAGGLSFAAVERGLAQIQTRLAGRPLAWGANLIHSPNEVALEGRVAELFIERGVRVVEASAFMKLTPAVVHYALSGLSTDPAGAIVRKNHVMAKISRPEVARMFMEPAPAALVSVLVASGKLTQREAELAQHVPVAEDITVEADSGGHTDNRPLPALFSEIVLLRDKLAQQHGLACRIRVGAAGGLGTPQSVAGAFAMGAAYVLTGSVNQSCVESGLSPHARGMLAKAGVADVMMAPASDMFEMGVNLQVLKRGAMFGHRARKLYEWYAANPDLSAVVDKHGAELEKILGKSVGEVWAETHQYWEQRDPAVLELATRDSKYQMGLVFRWYLGKSSRWAIDGQPDRVLDYQIWCGPSMGAFNSWVAGSYLEDPEQRKVDQVALNLLEGATHISRAHQARKCGVPVPADAFNYTPRPLSL; encoded by the coding sequence GTGGAAGAGCGACCTACCGCTGTATTAAGCGATCGCACCGAAGCCGCTGCGAGCCCCAGTCTGGGCGGGTGGCGAGCGACGACCGCGCCGGCCGCATTCGCGCCGCAAGATATCGCTCACGTCCTGCAGTACGTGCGCCACCCGGTTCATGTCGTCCGCGAGGACGCCACCGGTCAGCTGGGCCTGGCGATGGGAGGCGAACTGGTCGGCGCCGGTGCGTCCGACATATCTTTGATGGGAACACTGCCCCCGATCTATCCGGAATGGCTCGGCGACCGCGAGTTCTGCGAGTCTCACGGGATCCGCTTCCCCTATGTCACCGGTGCCATGGCCAACGGCATCGCTACCCCTGCACTGGTGGTGGCCATGGCCGAGGCCGGGATGCTGGGCTTCTTTGGCGCGGGCGGCCTCTCGTTCGCCGCCGTCGAACGAGGACTGGCCCAGATTCAGACCAGGCTGGCGGGCAGACCACTTGCCTGGGGCGCCAACCTGATCCACTCACCCAACGAGGTTGCGCTGGAGGGGCGGGTCGCCGAACTGTTCATCGAACGGGGCGTCCGGGTCGTCGAGGCCTCGGCGTTCATGAAGCTGACCCCCGCCGTCGTGCACTACGCCCTGTCGGGCTTGTCGACCGACCCGGCCGGCGCGATCGTCCGCAAAAACCATGTGATGGCCAAGATCTCGCGTCCCGAGGTCGCCCGCATGTTCATGGAGCCCGCGCCCGCGGCCTTGGTTTCGGTGCTCGTCGCGTCCGGCAAGCTGACCCAGCGGGAGGCCGAGCTCGCCCAGCATGTACCGGTGGCCGAAGACATCACGGTCGAGGCCGACAGCGGCGGGCACACCGACAACCGTCCGTTGCCGGCGTTGTTCTCGGAAATCGTGCTGCTGCGCGACAAGCTGGCGCAGCAGCACGGCTTGGCCTGCCGGATCCGCGTGGGTGCCGCCGGGGGTCTTGGTACGCCGCAGTCGGTCGCCGGTGCGTTCGCGATGGGCGCCGCCTATGTGTTGACCGGCTCGGTCAACCAGTCGTGCGTCGAGTCGGGCCTTTCCCCGCACGCCCGCGGCATGCTGGCCAAGGCCGGAGTGGCCGACGTGATGATGGCCCCGGCGTCCGACATGTTCGAGATGGGCGTGAACCTGCAGGTCCTCAAGCGTGGTGCCATGTTCGGCCACCGGGCGAGGAAGCTCTACGAGTGGTACGCCGCCAATCCCGACCTGAGTGCCGTCGTGGACAAGCACGGTGCGGAGCTGGAAAAGATCCTCGGCAAGAGTGTCGGGGAGGTCTGGGCTGAAACACATCAGTACTGGGAGCAGCGCGACCCCGCGGTGCTTGAACTCGCGACCCGAGACTCGAAATATCAGATGGGGCTGGTGTTCCGCTGGTACCTCGGCAAATCGAGCCGGTGGGCGATCGACGGGCAACCGGACCGTGTACTGGACTACCAGATCTGGTGTGGACCCTCGATGGGCGCGTTCAACAGCTGGGTGGCGGGTAGCTACCTGGAGGACCCTGAGCAGCGGAAGGTCGATCAGGTGGCGCTGAATTTGTTGGAGGGCGCTACCCACATCAGTCGGGCCCACCAGGCTCGCAAATGCGGCGTGCCCGTTCCGGCGGATGCGTTCAACTACACGCCGCGCCCGCTTTCTTTGTAG
- a CDS encoding type I polyketide synthase, with amino-acid sequence MASKHPPVAVVGVSALFPGSPEAERFWRNIIGGVDLFSEVPESHWRIDDYYHPDPHMPDKVYARRGGFLPDVDFSPMDFGIPPNVMPATDTAQLLALRVAHQVLEDAAGGDFSHIDRERISVILGASGGTELITYISGRLHRPVWERGLRAAGLSEPEVAAFSERVTSNYATWQENTFPGLLGNVIAGRIANRFDLGGTNCVIDAACASSLAALEAGLHELYLGEADMVLAGGVDAFNDIFMYMCFAKVTALSTSGDCRPFSDKSDGTMLGEGLSMFALKRLDDAERDGDRIYAVIRGIGTSSDGRAKSIYAPSPAGQAKALRRAYEAAGYGPETVGLVEAHGTGTKAGDAAEFEALREVFNASGREDRQWCALGSVKSQIGHTKGAAGAGGLFKVVMALHHKALPPTIKIDRPNPALEIERSPFYLSTQSKPWMADKGVPRRASVSSFGFGGTNFHVAVEEYTGTGKRAYRFRSWDSELVVLGAPSSAALSGQAAALSASLVDSADMLSWIARSTQAAYNAAQPHRLAVVADSVSTLQTMLDEVAAKLRAADVPSSFASPKGYFYSAQRPGPVALLFPGQGSQYVGMGADLPQLHEPALAAWECARADRLNADRDLHDVVWPKTAFTDDERALQSAELTKTEWAQPGIGAHSLSLLSVIHSLGIAPIAVGGHSFGEVTALCAAGVFSGEVALQIARKRGELMAEAATNSDGAMCAVTAPVEEVRQLIGEWGLPVVIANHNAPNQAVLSGNSTAIEHAAQRFAAAGINARRLDVATAFHSDIVSPAAVPFGSFLAGVAFGTPAVPVYANATAQPYAGDAQQMRTTLANQIAQPVRFVEQIQAMWRAGARTFVEVGPGGVLTNLVGKCLVGEEHSAVSLDAKGKNGIRSLWIGLAQLVAAGVPMNFEGLWADYRIGDDPRNREKPKLTLKINGSNYGRPPISDEPVRRPFDIETTLDRSGPSNGHRTESESKYMPSESITPVVHVNGTPAAVPPPAPVPVPSTVMPAAPALNGHAASNGNGHAPSNGNGHGHLGASATAVIAAPAPVTLAAPPPVAAPVLSAEAVTEMIAAVGTLRDAFDNLQRVLQGLVVPAAAAPPAPNLAPNPAPNPVIANGTRSVLVAPAVHNETTPMPAPVAPVSAAVVSGVDVVGEMLAVVADKTGYPVEMLDLSMALEADLGIDSIKRVEILSGVQERVPVLPEVETAAMAGLGTLQEIVDYLQSLLAPVAPMAPMAPLAPVAAPAPAVHNETTPMPAPVAPVSAAVVSGVDVVGEMLAVVADKTGYPVEMLDLSMALEADLGIDSIKRVEILSGVQERVPVLPEVETAAMAGLGTLQEIVDYLQSLLAPVAPLAPVAVPAPVAVPAPVVPVSAAVVSGVDVVGEMLAVVADKTGYPVEMLDLSMALEADLGIDSIKRVEILSGVQERVPVLPEVETAAMAGLGTLQEIVDYLQSLLAPVAPMAPMAPLAPVAAPAPAVHNETTPMPAPVAPVSAAVVSGVDVVGEMLAVVADKTGYPVEMLDLSMALEADLGIDSIKRVEILSGVQERVPVLPEVETAAMAGLGTLQEIVDYLQSLLAPMAPVADSGAPPMHAPPPVPAIPNGAVAGDRLPFELAGVAIARHAVRAIATPASGMAMPGLYSAANVEIVATAPGVGEALAAILGDHGISATTVAEPSTNAEAVIHLGGLQQTTSREDMLALNRAVFADAQRVAARFEEHGGVFVTVQDTGGTFGLLTEPGSRAWAGGIGALAKTAAQEWPTAQVKAIDIAAGQLAPIAIAERIAHELLAGGAELEVGLGSTYGRVTVVADAAPVATHTRRIDQRDVIVVSGGGRGVTAASVIALAEQTRAGFVLIGRTELGDEPAAAQGLTTDAELKRALLTSAAAQGLKLTPKQLEQQVRRILADREVRATLAAMTAAGSRVRYATADVRDASQLGALLDSVRADLGPITGLVHGAGVLADAPLHKKTLDGYDRVFETKVGGLCALLDATAGDALKLVCLFSSVAARSGNVGQSDYAMANEILNKVALAEQARRGPGCLVRALGWGPWDSGMVTPGLKAMFESRGISLIPLADGAHAFVSDVLDAQTASPEVILGDGVLAGVPTHPVPAEGRAARVVAHAGRQPYLHDHRIQGNVVLPIVQALEWFVRMAQACRPGQRVDRIFDLRVLRGVTLSDFDQRGDALLVRCASMDGHPHRLACTLSDASGSTAYYSATVEMGGGAMAVPTLAIAPAGGKQLNRDTCYTNGALFHGPAFQVLESVDCQTSSATAPLYGLTAVGWAGEGWATDPAALDGCLQAALVWSFEQLGAKVLPLRVGEIVRYRAGALGDGLRCVLSNGVAKNSRAVCDLDLVDADNHVVASIKRLEMYPYGS; translated from the coding sequence ATGGCATCAAAACACCCCCCTGTTGCGGTTGTCGGTGTAAGTGCGCTGTTTCCCGGGTCTCCCGAAGCCGAGCGCTTCTGGCGCAACATCATCGGTGGCGTCGACCTGTTCTCCGAGGTCCCCGAGTCGCACTGGCGCATTGACGACTACTACCACCCCGATCCGCATATGCCGGACAAGGTATACGCGCGTCGCGGCGGATTCTTGCCTGATGTCGACTTTTCACCAATGGATTTCGGCATTCCGCCGAACGTTATGCCCGCAACCGATACCGCCCAGCTGCTGGCACTAAGGGTCGCGCACCAAGTATTAGAGGATGCCGCGGGGGGTGATTTTTCTCACATCGACCGCGAGCGGATCAGCGTCATCCTCGGCGCCTCCGGTGGCACGGAGTTGATCACCTATATCAGCGGCCGGCTACACCGGCCGGTCTGGGAGCGAGGACTGCGGGCTGCCGGTCTCTCGGAACCAGAGGTTGCCGCGTTCAGTGAAAGAGTGACGTCGAACTACGCGACTTGGCAGGAGAACACCTTCCCCGGGCTGCTCGGCAACGTAATCGCCGGGCGGATCGCGAACCGCTTCGACCTCGGCGGTACCAACTGCGTCATCGACGCGGCGTGTGCCAGCTCGCTGGCGGCGCTCGAAGCCGGGCTGCACGAGCTGTACCTCGGCGAAGCGGACATGGTGCTCGCCGGCGGAGTCGATGCCTTCAACGACATCTTCATGTACATGTGCTTCGCCAAGGTGACGGCGTTGTCCACCAGTGGTGACTGCCGGCCCTTCTCCGACAAATCCGACGGCACCATGCTGGGCGAAGGGCTGTCCATGTTCGCGCTCAAGCGTCTCGACGACGCCGAGCGCGACGGCGACCGGATCTACGCGGTGATCCGCGGCATCGGCACCTCCTCGGATGGTCGGGCAAAGAGTATCTATGCACCCAGCCCGGCGGGTCAGGCGAAAGCTCTGCGGCGCGCCTACGAGGCCGCGGGCTACGGCCCGGAAACGGTCGGGCTCGTCGAAGCGCACGGCACCGGGACCAAAGCCGGGGACGCCGCCGAGTTCGAGGCGTTGCGGGAGGTCTTCAACGCGTCGGGCCGCGAGGACCGGCAATGGTGCGCACTCGGCTCGGTCAAGTCCCAGATCGGGCACACCAAGGGTGCGGCCGGAGCGGGTGGTCTGTTCAAGGTGGTGATGGCGCTTCACCACAAGGCGTTGCCGCCGACGATCAAGATCGACCGGCCGAACCCCGCCCTCGAGATTGAGCGGTCGCCGTTCTACCTTTCCACCCAGTCCAAGCCATGGATGGCCGACAAGGGCGTCCCGCGGCGCGCGTCGGTCAGCTCGTTCGGCTTCGGCGGCACCAACTTCCACGTCGCCGTCGAGGAGTACACGGGAACCGGGAAGCGTGCGTATCGATTCCGCTCCTGGGATTCCGAACTGGTCGTGCTGGGCGCCCCTTCTTCGGCGGCGCTCTCCGGGCAAGCCGCTGCGCTGTCCGCATCACTGGTCGACAGTGCCGACATGCTCAGCTGGATCGCGCGCAGCACGCAAGCCGCGTACAACGCTGCGCAGCCGCACCGCCTTGCCGTCGTTGCCGACAGTGTTTCGACCTTGCAGACGATGCTCGACGAAGTTGCGGCGAAGCTGCGCGCGGCGGATGTCCCGTCGTCGTTCGCCTCGCCGAAGGGCTACTTCTACTCCGCGCAGCGACCGGGGCCGGTCGCATTGCTATTTCCGGGCCAGGGCAGCCAGTACGTCGGTATGGGCGCCGATCTGCCGCAGCTCCATGAGCCGGCGTTGGCGGCATGGGAATGTGCGCGAGCTGACCGGTTGAACGCTGATCGCGATCTGCACGACGTCGTCTGGCCGAAGACGGCATTCACCGATGACGAGCGCGCCTTGCAGTCGGCCGAGCTGACGAAAACCGAGTGGGCGCAACCGGGCATCGGTGCGCACAGCCTGAGTCTGCTCTCGGTGATTCACTCGCTTGGCATTGCACCCATTGCCGTCGGTGGCCACAGCTTCGGCGAAGTCACTGCGCTGTGTGCCGCAGGAGTTTTCAGCGGCGAGGTCGCCCTGCAAATCGCGCGCAAGCGCGGTGAGCTGATGGCCGAAGCGGCCACTAACAGCGACGGCGCGATGTGTGCGGTGACCGCCCCCGTCGAGGAAGTCCGCCAGCTGATCGGGGAGTGGGGGCTCCCGGTCGTCATCGCGAACCACAATGCTCCCAATCAGGCTGTGCTGTCCGGGAATAGCACCGCCATCGAACACGCGGCACAGCGCTTTGCCGCGGCGGGCATCAACGCGCGACGCCTGGATGTCGCCACCGCATTCCATTCCGACATCGTCAGCCCGGCAGCGGTTCCCTTCGGTTCCTTCCTGGCCGGTGTCGCGTTCGGCACGCCGGCGGTGCCCGTCTACGCCAATGCGACAGCGCAGCCGTATGCCGGTGACGCGCAACAAATGCGGACCACGCTCGCCAACCAGATCGCGCAGCCGGTACGGTTCGTCGAGCAGATTCAGGCAATGTGGCGCGCCGGCGCGCGCACCTTCGTCGAGGTCGGCCCCGGCGGGGTGCTGACAAATCTCGTCGGCAAGTGTCTGGTCGGCGAAGAGCACTCGGCGGTGTCGCTGGATGCCAAGGGCAAGAACGGCATTCGATCGCTGTGGATCGGATTGGCCCAGCTCGTGGCCGCCGGTGTCCCGATGAATTTCGAGGGCCTGTGGGCCGACTATCGCATCGGCGACGATCCGCGCAACCGCGAGAAGCCGAAGCTGACCTTGAAGATCAATGGGTCCAACTATGGAAGGCCGCCAATAAGCGACGAGCCTGTGCGGCGGCCGTTCGATATCGAAACAACTCTCGACCGCAGTGGCCCCAGCAACGGCCACCGGACCGAATCGGAGTCCAAATATATGCCATCTGAATCCATTACCCCGGTGGTCCACGTCAACGGCACGCCAGCCGCGGTCCCGCCGCCGGCGCCGGTTCCGGTCCCCTCGACGGTGATGCCGGCCGCGCCGGCGCTCAACGGTCATGCCGCGAGCAATGGCAACGGTCATGCACCGAGCAATGGGAATGGTCATGGCCACCTCGGTGCATCCGCGACCGCCGTGATCGCTGCGCCCGCGCCAGTGACTTTGGCGGCTCCTCCGCCGGTCGCAGCACCCGTGCTGAGTGCCGAAGCGGTGACGGAGATGATCGCCGCGGTAGGAACGCTGCGGGACGCCTTCGACAATCTGCAACGCGTTTTGCAAGGTCTCGTGGTCCCGGCGGCGGCCGCCCCGCCTGCTCCAAATTTGGCTCCAAATCCGGCTCCAAATCCGGTTATTGCCAACGGAACGCGGTCGGTGCTCGTTGCGCCGGCTGTTCACAACGAGACGACGCCCATGCCTGCGCCTGTTGCTCCTGTGTCTGCGGCGGTGGTGTCGGGTGTGGATGTGGTGGGTGAGATGTTGGCGGTGGTGGCGGATAAGACGGGTTATCCCGTTGAGATGCTTGATTTGTCGATGGCGTTAGAGGCGGATTTGGGTATCGATTCGATTAAGCGGGTGGAGATTTTGTCGGGGGTGCAGGAGCGGGTTCCGGTGTTGCCGGAGGTGGAGACTGCGGCGATGGCGGGGTTGGGGACGTTGCAGGAGATTGTTGATTATTTGCAGTCACTGTTGGCCCCGGTGGCGCCGATGGCTCCGATGGCCCCGTTGGCCCCGGTGGCTGCGCCTGCGCCGGCTGTTCACAACGAGACGACGCCCATGCCTGCGCCTGTTGCTCCTGTGTCTGCGGCGGTGGTGTCGGGTGTGGATGTGGTGGGTGAGATGTTGGCGGTGGTGGCGGATAAGACGGGTTATCCCGTTGAGATGCTTGATTTGTCGATGGCGTTAGAGGCGGATTTGGGTATCGATTCGATTAAGCGGGTGGAGATTTTGTCGGGGGTGCAGGAGCGGGTTCCGGTGTTGCCGGAGGTGGAGACTGCGGCGATGGCGGGGTTGGGGACGTTGCAGGAGATTGTTGATTATTTGCAGTCACTGTTGGCCCCGGTGGCCCCGTTGGCCCCGGTGGCTGTGCCTGCTCCTGTTGCTGTGCCTGCGCCTGTTGTCCCTGTGTCTGCGGCGGTGGTGTCGGGTGTGGATGTGGTGGGTGAGATGTTGGCGGTGGTGGCGGATAAGACGGGTTATCCCGTTGAGATGCTTGATTTGTCGATGGCGTTAGAGGCGGATTTGGGTATCGATTCGATTAAGCGGGTGGAGATTTTGTCGGGGGTGCAGGAGCGGGTTCCGGTGTTGCCGGAGGTGGAGACTGCGGCGATGGCGGGGTTGGGGACGTTGCAGGAGATTGTTGATTATTTGCAGTCACTGTTGGCCCCGGTGGCGCCGATGGCTCCGATGGCCCCGTTGGCCCCGGTGGCTGCGCCTGCGCCGGCTGTTCACAACGAGACGACGCCCATGCCTGCGCCTGTTGCTCCTGTGTCTGCGGCGGTGGTGTCGGGTGTGGATGTGGTGGGTGAGATGTTGGCGGTGGTGGCGGATAAGACGGGTTATCCCGTTGAGATGCTTGATTTGTCGATGGCGTTAGAGGCGGATTTGGGTATCGATTCGATTAAGCGGGTGGAGATTTTGTCGGGGGTGCAGGAGCGGGTTCCGGTGTTGCCGGAGGTGGAGACTGCGGCGATGGCGGGGTTGGGGACGTTGCAGGAGATTGTTGATTATCTGCAGTCACTGTTGGCTCCGATGGCCCCGGTCGCCGACAGTGGCGCCCCACCGATGCATGCCCCACCGCCGGTTCCCGCCATCCCCAACGGCGCCGTGGCGGGTGACCGCCTCCCTTTTGAGTTGGCCGGAGTAGCGATCGCGCGCCACGCCGTGCGCGCAATCGCTACTCCGGCAAGCGGAATGGCGATGCCAGGCCTCTACAGCGCTGCCAACGTGGAGATTGTCGCCACTGCTCCCGGCGTCGGTGAGGCCCTGGCCGCCATCCTTGGCGACCACGGGATCAGCGCCACCACCGTGGCCGAGCCGAGCACCAATGCCGAGGCCGTGATCCACCTCGGCGGGCTGCAGCAGACAACCAGCCGGGAAGACATGCTGGCCCTCAACCGCGCGGTGTTTGCCGATGCACAACGCGTCGCCGCGCGATTTGAAGAGCACGGCGGCGTCTTCGTCACCGTTCAGGACACCGGCGGCACCTTCGGTCTGCTCACCGAGCCAGGCTCGCGCGCATGGGCCGGCGGGATCGGCGCCCTGGCCAAGACAGCCGCGCAAGAATGGCCAACAGCACAAGTCAAGGCCATCGACATCGCGGCCGGACAGCTGGCCCCGATCGCCATCGCCGAGCGCATCGCGCACGAGCTATTGGCGGGCGGCGCCGAACTGGAAGTCGGTCTAGGCAGCACGTACGGACGAGTCACCGTCGTCGCCGACGCGGCGCCGGTCGCTACCCATACCCGTCGCATCGACCAGCGTGACGTCATTGTCGTGTCGGGCGGAGGCCGCGGTGTGACGGCCGCATCGGTGATCGCTCTGGCGGAACAGACACGGGCCGGCTTCGTACTGATCGGACGCACCGAACTCGGCGACGAACCAGCCGCCGCGCAGGGGCTGACTACCGACGCCGAACTCAAGCGAGCATTGCTGACTAGCGCTGCGGCACAAGGACTTAAGCTCACGCCCAAACAGCTTGAGCAACAGGTGCGGCGCATCCTGGCCGATCGTGAAGTGCGCGCCACGCTTGCTGCCATGACCGCTGCCGGCTCGCGGGTCCGCTACGCCACGGCCGACGTGCGCGATGCGTCCCAACTCGGTGCGCTGCTCGATAGCGTGCGCGCGGACCTCGGGCCCATCACCGGGCTGGTCCACGGGGCCGGTGTACTGGCCGATGCGCCGTTGCACAAGAAGACCCTGGATGGATACGACCGCGTCTTCGAGACAAAGGTCGGCGGTCTGTGCGCCCTGCTCGATGCGACAGCCGGCGACGCGCTGAAGCTGGTCTGCCTGTTCTCGTCGGTGGCGGCGCGCAGCGGCAATGTCGGCCAAAGCGACTACGCCATGGCCAACGAAATCCTCAACAAGGTTGCCCTGGCCGAACAGGCCCGCCGCGGTCCTGGCTGCCTCGTCCGCGCATTGGGCTGGGGCCCTTGGGATTCCGGGATGGTGACGCCCGGTCTCAAGGCGATGTTCGAGTCCCGGGGAATTTCTTTGATCCCGCTCGCCGACGGCGCACACGCATTCGTCTCCGACGTGCTGGACGCGCAGACGGCCAGTCCGGAGGTGATCCTCGGAGATGGCGTATTGGCAGGTGTGCCAACCCATCCGGTGCCCGCCGAGGGCCGGGCCGCACGTGTGGTGGCTCATGCCGGTCGCCAGCCGTATCTGCACGATCACCGCATCCAGGGCAACGTGGTCCTGCCGATCGTGCAGGCGCTGGAATGGTTTGTGCGGATGGCGCAGGCATGCCGGCCCGGTCAGCGCGTGGATCGGATTTTCGACCTCCGGGTGCTGCGCGGGGTGACGCTGTCCGACTTCGACCAACGCGGTGACGCACTGCTGGTGCGTTGCGCGTCGATGGACGGTCACCCACATCGACTGGCGTGCACGTTGTCCGACGCTTCCGGATCGACCGCCTATTATTCCGCGACGGTCGAAATGGGCGGGGGCGCAATGGCGGTGCCGACTCTCGCAATCGCGCCGGCCGGCGGCAAGCAGCTGAACCGCGATACCTGCTACACCAACGGTGCACTCTTCCACGGTCCCGCCTTCCAAGTCCTCGAGAGCGTCGACTGCCAGACGTCCTCCGCCACGGCCCCGCTGTACGGGCTGACGGCGGTGGGTTGGGCAGGCGAAGGCTGGGCGACCGATCCGGCCGCGCTCGACGGCTGCCTGCAAGCGGCGCTGGTATGGAGCTTTGAGCAGCTCGGGGCCAAGGTGCTGCCGCTGCGGGTGGGCGAGATCGTGCGGTACCGAGCCGGTGCGCTCGGCGATGGGTTGCGCTGCGTGCTCTCCAACGGCGTGGCAAAGAACAGCCGGGCGGTCTGCGACCTAGACCTCGTCGATGCGGACAATCACGTCGTTGCCAGCATCAAACGACTTGAGATGTACCCCTACGGCAGCTGA